One stretch of Prionailurus viverrinus isolate Anna chromosome C1, UM_Priviv_1.0, whole genome shotgun sequence DNA includes these proteins:
- the HES3 gene encoding transcription factor HES-3 isoform X2, which yields MEKKRRARINVSLEQLKSLLEKHYSHQIRKRKLEKADILELSVKYMKSLQNSAQGLWRVPSGAEFPSGFRSCLPGVSQLLGRGEDGGGGLRCPLALERAGGSTMDSASPSPEAPAPLGPCVPAIWVPAPAIGASRSQPPRLLFPGGLPGPSSSVPGPQPAPRRCAESPGPGLGVWRPW from the exons ATGGAGAAGAAGCGACGGGCACGCATCAATGTATCACTGGAGCAGCTGAAGTCGTTGCTGGAAAAACACTACTCCCACCAG ATCCGGAAACGCAAGTTGGAGAAGGCGGATATACTGGAGCTGAGCGTCAAGTACATGAAAAGCCTTCAGAACTCGGCTCAAG ggctcTGGCGGGTCCCCAGCGGAGCCGAGTTCCCGTCTGGCTTCCGCAGCTGTCTGCCGGGAGTTAGCCAGCTTCTGGGGCGCGGAGAggacggcggcggcggcctgCGCTGCCCCCTGGCGCTTGAGCGCGCAGGTGGCAGCACCATGGACAGCGCCAGCCCGAGCCCGGAGGCGCCCGCGCCGCTTGGCCCCTGCGTCCCCGCCATTTGGGTCCCTGCTCCAGCCATCGGCGCCTCGAGGTCCCAGCCACCCCGGCTTCTCTTCCCTGGAGGTCTCCCCGGCCCGTCCTCCAGCGTCCCGGGGCCGCAGCCGGCCCCTCGCCGCTGCGCCGAGAGCCCAGGGCCGGGTCTGGGGGTTTGGCGGCCCTGGTGA
- the HES3 gene encoding transcription factor HES-3 isoform X1 yields the protein MGTKPGTQGSSGGQAGGFRKISKPLMEKKRRARINVSLEQLKSLLEKHYSHQIRKRKLEKADILELSVKYMKSLQNSAQGLWRVPSGAEFPSGFRSCLPGVSQLLGRGEDGGGGLRCPLALERAGGSTMDSASPSPEAPAPLGPCVPAIWVPAPAIGASRSQPPRLLFPGGLPGPSSSVPGPQPAPRRCAESPGPGLGVWRPW from the exons ATGGGCACTAAGCCTGGGACCCAGGGCAGCTCCGGTGGCCAAGCCGGCGGCTTCCGCAAG ATCTCCAAGCCACTGATGGAGAAGAAGCGACGGGCACGCATCAATGTATCACTGGAGCAGCTGAAGTCGTTGCTGGAAAAACACTACTCCCACCAG ATCCGGAAACGCAAGTTGGAGAAGGCGGATATACTGGAGCTGAGCGTCAAGTACATGAAAAGCCTTCAGAACTCGGCTCAAG ggctcTGGCGGGTCCCCAGCGGAGCCGAGTTCCCGTCTGGCTTCCGCAGCTGTCTGCCGGGAGTTAGCCAGCTTCTGGGGCGCGGAGAggacggcggcggcggcctgCGCTGCCCCCTGGCGCTTGAGCGCGCAGGTGGCAGCACCATGGACAGCGCCAGCCCGAGCCCGGAGGCGCCCGCGCCGCTTGGCCCCTGCGTCCCCGCCATTTGGGTCCCTGCTCCAGCCATCGGCGCCTCGAGGTCCCAGCCACCCCGGCTTCTCTTCCCTGGAGGTCTCCCCGGCCCGTCCTCCAGCGTCCCGGGGCCGCAGCCGGCCCCTCGCCGCTGCGCCGAGAGCCCAGGGCCGGGTCTGGGGGTTTGGCGGCCCTGGTGA